In the genome of Streptomyces aquilus, the window TTCACCCTTGAGGTGAGCACGGCCTACGGCGCGCCGGAGGAGATCGTCGGCCCGTTGCGTGACGCCGCGAAGGACCGCCCCTCCGGCCTGGAACTCGACGTGACCGGCCCGGGCGCGATCGACGGTGACATGGACGCCGTCTTCGACGGCATCGACGTGCAGGTCCTCCTCACCACCATCGTCGTCGTCACGCTCCTGCTCATCCTCACCTACCGCAGCCCGGTGTTGTGGATCATCCCGCTGCTGGCGGTGGGCGCGGCCGCACTGACCGCGATGGCGACCGTCTACCTGCTCGTCAAGGGCTTCGGCATCGTGGTCAACGACCAGAACTCGGCGCTGCTGACGATCCTGGTGTTCGGCGTCGGCACGGACTACGCGCTGTTGCTCATCGCTCGGTATCGGGAGGCACTGCACCACCATGAGAACGTCCGCATCGCGATGGTCCACGCCCTGCGCGGCGCGGCACCGGCCATCGTCGCGTCCGCGGCCACCGTGGTCGCCGGCCTGCTCTGCCTGCTCGTCGCGGACCTGAACAGCACCAGCGGGTTGGGTCCGATCGGTGCGGCCGGCATCCTGTGCGCGCTGGTGGCCATGCTGACGCTGTTCCCGGCGGTGCTCGTGGTGCTCGGCAGGCGGATCTTCTGGCCGGCCGTCCCGCGGTTCAGCACGGCCGTGGAGGAGAAGCCGGGGCTGTGGGGACGGCTGGGCGCTGCCCTCAGCCGCCGCCGGTGGGTGGCGACGCTCGGCTCGCTCGGAGTCCTCGGGGTGTTCGCGCTCGGGCTGGCGGGCAACACCGGTGCCCTGCGGGAGCAGGATCAGTTCCTGTCCGCGCCGGAGTCGGTCACCGGGTTCACCGTTCTGCGCCAGCACTTCCCGGAACTCGGCGGCCAGCCGATGACGGTCTTCGCGCGGCCGGCGTACCAGGATCGGGTGCTCGACGTCGTCAAGGACACTCGCGGTGTGGCCGTGGCCATCCCGGAGCAGACCAGCGGTGGTTGGGCCAACATCTCGGTGTTCCCGAAGGACGCGCCGGACACCGCCGCGGAGTACGACACGATCAAGCGGGTGCGCACCGCGGTGCACGCGGTGAGTGGGGCGGAGGCGATCGTCGGCGGGCCGAGTGCGGAGAACCTCGACACCGAGGTGACCACCGAGTGCGACGAGAAGCTGGTGATCCCGCTGGTGCTCGCCGTGGTCCTGATGGTCCTCGGGCTGCTGCTGCGCGCGATCGTGGCCCCGCTGGTCCTGATGGTCACGGTGATCGTCTCGTTCGCCGCTGCCTTCGGTGGCAGCGTGTTCGTCTTCGACACGATCCTCGGGTTCAAGGGTGTCGACTACTCGGTGCCGCTGCTGGCATTCCTGTTCCTGGTGGCGCTCGGCGTCGACTACAACATCTTCCTGGCCAGCCGGGCCCGGGAGGAGACCGTGCGTCTCGGCACCCGAGAGGGCATGCTCAAAGCCCTCTCGGCGACCGGCGGCGTCATCACCTCGGCAGGTCTGGTCCTGGCGGCCACGTTCGCGGTCCTCGCCACACTTCCGCTGGTGATGCTGGTCGAGGTCGGGTTCCTGGTCGCCTTCGGTGTGCTGCTCGACGCCCTGCTGGTGCGGTCGGTCCTGGTGCCCGCCCTCACGTTGCTGATCGGCCGGCGGATGTGGTGGCCGAGCCGACTGTCGCGTGCAGCGGCACAGCTGCCGGACGGTCAACAGCCGTTCGCCGACGACGAGGAGCCCGCGCTGCAAGCGTGAGCGCGGCGGCACGCACGAGATCCGGGACGGGCCCCAGGCCCGTCCCGGATCTTCTTCATGGCTCCCGACCGTCGCTGTCCCTTGTCCTGCGCCGCGCCATCGGGCGGGTCAGGATGCCGCGGTGTCCTCCCCGGCGGTGAGCCGCGCGATCGGGGCGGGCGGGGCCGCGGCCGGAAGGCCGACCCGCAGCAGCGCGCCACCGCGTGCGGAGCGGGTGACGCTGACCTGGCCGCCGTGGGCGTCGACGACCCGCTGCACGATCGACAGCCCCAGACCGGATCCCGGCAACGCCCGGGCGCTGTCGGCACGGTAGAACCGGTCGAACACCCGCGGTACGTCGGCGGCGTCGATGCCCGGCCCGGCGTCGTCGACCTCGAGCACCACCGTCGCGTCCCCGGCACGGAGCCGGACCTGGACCGGCTGGTCCGCGGGGGACCACTTGCCGGCGTTGTCGATGAGGTTGAGCACCGCCCGCTCAAGCGCAGCGGGACGCCCGCTCACCCACACGGAGGTCACGTCCAGTGCGACCTCTACGTCGGGCGCGCGCGAACATGCCCGGGTCGCGGCGGCCGCCACCACGTCGGCGAGGTCGAGCAGCTCGGTGCTCTCGTCGCTGACGTCACCGCGCGCCAGGTCGGTCAGCTCGGCGACAAGGGTGCTCAACTCGGCCACCTGGGCGCCGAGATCGTTGAGCAGCCGGGTCCGGCTCTCCGCCGGCAGTGCGCTGTCCAAGGTGCCGCGCCGATCGAGCCGGATCAGCAGCTCGACGTTGAGGCGCAGGCTGGTGAGCGGGGTCTTGAGCTCGTGGGCGGCGTCCTCGGCCAGCAGCCGCTGGGCCCGCCGGGAGTCCCGGAGCGCGGCGAGCATGTCGTTGATGGACTGGATCAGCCGCCGGATCTCCCCGCCGCCCTCATCCGGGATGTCGGCGTCGAGATCCCGGGTGTGCGCGACACGTACCGCGGCGGCGGTCAGCCGGTCGATAGGTGCCAGCCCGGTCCGCGCCACGGTCCGCCCGACCAGGGCGCCGCCGGCCACGCAGAGCAGCCCGATCAGCAGCATGCCGAACCCGAACTGGTTGATCGGGCTGTCGTCGGCGACCTGGGCCACCTGGACCGCGCCGTCGCCCGCCCGCAGCGTGTAGATGAGGTAGCCGTCCTCGTCGCTGCCTTTCGACTCCATGAGGTCGGCCGACGCGCCCCGCGCCACGCGCTCGGCGGGCTCGCTGACGGGGGGCAGCGCGGGTTGGCCGGTCGGCGTCCGGGTCGAGCCGTCGGGCAGGATGACCCGCACCAGCCGACCGGATCCGGGATACGGCGGGAGTTGGAGCTGCGCCAGACCGGCGCGCTGCGCGCTCGTCGCCAGGACGCGGGAGTCGGCGCGCAGCTGATCCTTGGCGCTGTCCTGCAGCTCCCAGCCGAGGAGTTCGCTGGCCACCTGGAAGGCCACGAACACGCTGACCGCGATGGCCGTCGCCGCGATCACCGTCAGCCTGGCGCGCAGGGACCGCCGGCGCCACCATCGGGTCAGCCGGCGCGGTTCCCGGCCGGCGGGCCTGGTCACGGAGGAGTCTCCCGCAGCACGTATCCCAGGCCGCGCAGCGTGTAGAGCAAGCGCGGCTCACCCTCGGCCTCCATCTTGCGGCGCAGGTAACTCACGTATACCTGGAGGTTGTTGGCGGTGGCGCTCATGTCGAAGCCCCAGATCGCCTCGAACAGCGCGTCGCGGGTCAGGACCCGGGTCGCGTTGCTCATGAGGACCTGGAGGAGGGAGAACTCGGTCCGGGTCAGGCGCAGCGGCCGCTCGCCCCGCCACGCCTCGAACCTGTCGGGATCGAGCCGGACGTCGGCGAACGACAGGATCTGTGACTCCTCGTCGGTCGGCATGCGCCGGCGCAGCAGGGCCCGCACCCGGGCCAGCAACTCCTCGGTGGCGAACGGCTTGGGCAGGTAGTCGTCGGCCCCCGCGTCCAGCCCCGTGACCCGATCGGAGACCTGATCGCGGGCGGTCAGCATCAGCACCGGCAGATCCCGACCCGCGGCCCGCAACCGCCGGCAGGTCTCCAACCCGCCGAGGCGGGGCATCATCACGTCGAGGATCAGGAGATCCAGTGTGTCGCCGTCGGCCCCGCTGAACCCGTCGAGCACGGCGAGACCGTTGGCGACGGTGCTGGTGTCGTACCCCTCGACCTGGAGCACCCGCTCCAGCGACTCACGGATGGCCGCTTCATCATCCGCGATCATGATCCGCACGCCGGCCCGCCCCCTCCCAGTCGTTGTTTTTGCCGCTCATTGTCTCCGATCAACCTGAGGCGAGGCTTAGAGCGCCGCTGGGGATGGCGCTCCGAGCGGTGTGCCTGCGGCCACGGACAACGTGCCGCCAGGCCCAAGGTCGTCTGCTTCAGGGAATGGGCCGAAGAGCCTGCGGTCTCCCCGTCATCCGGCCCGCGGTCAGCTTTGGGGTGCTAGACCTGCACGATGAGCCGTGCCTCGTCGAATCGGTGGGCGGCGAGGTCCTCGGAGCGGATGAGCCAGTAGAGGGCGCCCTCCTCGCCCCAGGTCATCTTCGCGTCGCTGTCGGTGCCGAACTGGGCAAGGAGAACCCAGCGTTCGGCTTCCTGGTCCAGCGGTCGGTCGCCCCACGCCTGCATGCCGCCGAGTGTCGCGTTCGCGAGCTCGTACTCCACCGGGCCCTGGACGGGCACGGCGTGGCCGCCGATCTGGTGGTCGATGCGGGTACGCAGCCGTCCGAAGGCGCGGACGAACGGTTTGAGTTCGGCCGGGGTGTCGCGGGGGTGGGGCCAGTGCCGGGCGTCGCCGAGCAGGGCGCGCCGGGCCTGAGGCAGCCACAGGTCCGGGGCGCTTTGCGCGGTGTCCGCAGTGAGTTCCACGCGCGGGAACGCCTCCAGGACAGGGGGAGTGTCGGTTGGCAAGACCGGGGCGTTCTCCGGGACGTACACCACCTGGGCCCCGGCCCAGCTCTCGGGGTCGTCGACGGACACGAAGGCGTCCTCGTCCACCTGGCCGTCGAAGTAGAAGAAGAGCAGGGATCCGTCCTGGGGGAACTCCTGGGCAAGTCCGTATCGGGGCAGTGCGGCACACCGCACTGAAGCGACGAAGGACAAGGGGCCGTACCCGGGCCACTCGGGCCAGGGGGCCGTGACCGGAAGCTCCGGGGACCCGCCAAGGACAGCCACGATCTGCTCGCCGGCCTCGGCGGGCCGCAGGCGTGCGCACGGGCGCAGGAGCGCTGTCCAGCGCTCAACAAGATCGCCCGGAAGATGCTCGGCGGCAAGCCGGGAGTATCGCTCATCAGTCACGACATCCATCATCTCCGACCCCACCGACACACCTTCAGAACCTGGGACTCTCGCCACAGGGGCACGTAGCCAGATACGTGGTTCCACTGAGCGCGGCGAGCGCGTCGTCGGGCGGATCCAGATCAGCTTCGCACCTCGCGGAGCCACACCCACTTCCGAGTGGTGGCGTGGGGTTGCCGATCGGACTCGGCTCACGCTGATCGTGCTGCGCTTGGCTGCGCGCGGACGTGGTCATGGTGGGGCGGACGGTGACGATCGGAGCAGTTCGGCGTCAGCCATCTGTACTCGCCGCGGCGGGTGCGCCACGTCTGCCGTTGATCTGCCTCTGTTAGGCTCCGGACGCCTCCCGCGGGGGAAGTCCGGTGAGAGTCCGGCGCTGACCCGCAACGGTGTGCGCGGCGACTTGCGGTCGTTCGCGTGAGCCCGATCGCCTGTGGGTGGCGCGACCCGTTGACTGCTCGCCGTGGACTGCGAGAGGGGACCGCGCGGCCAAGGCGTCGTACGGGCTGTCTCCTTGCGTGAGGTTTCTCAGGCGGCCCGAGGCGAAGGACTGCCCCGATCGTGCCCACCTCCAGCCGAATACCCGTGCTGCCCTTGGCTGTTGGGCTCGGGCTGATGCTTGTCGTGTCGCTCGTGTGCGGTGTCGGACTGGGGGCCGCCGGGATCGGCTGGCCGGGCGTGTTCCGGTTCCTGTGGGCCGGGCTGAGCGGTGGGACCGTCCATGCCGGTGACGCGGCCGCCTACACCATCGTCTGGGAGATCCGGCTGCCGCGCGTGGTGCTGGCCGCGATCGTCGGGGCGGGTCTCGCGGCCGTCGGGGTCGCCGTGCAGGCCATGGTCCGCAACGCCCTCGCCGATCCCTTTGTGCTGGGGATCTCCTCGGGCGCGGCGGTCGGCGCCAACGCGGTCATCCTGTTGGGGGCGTTCGCCGGGTTGGGCGTGTGGGCGCTGTCGGTGTCGGCGTTCGCCTCGGCGCTCGCGGCCATGGCCCTCGTGTACGCCGTGGCCCGGTCGCCGCACGGACTCACTCCGCTGCGCCTGATCCTGACCGGGACGGCCCTGGCGTACGGCTTCGAGGCGGTCACCACGGTGATGGTGTTCGGGGCGGCCCGAGGTGAGGCGGCCCGCTCGGCGATGATGTGGCTGCTGGGCAGCTTGGGCGGGGCGACCTGGGCGCAAGTGCCGCTCGCCGCCGTGACCGTGGCCGTCGGGTGGGCGTGGCTGCGATGGCGGGCCGAGACGCTCAACGCGCTCGCCATGGGCGACGAGACCTCCGCCGCGCTCGGTGTGCAACCCGCCCGTCTGCGCCGGGAGTTGTTCCTTGTCACCGCCGCCATGACCGGGACCGTGGTCGCGGTCAGCGGTGCCATCGGCTTCGTCGGGCTGATGGTGCCGCACGTCGTACGCATGCTGGTCGGTGCCGACCACCGGCGCGTGCTCGCGGTGGCCCCCCTCGCCGGCGCCGTCCTGCTGGTGTGGGCGGACGTGCTGTCCCGGCTCCTGCTCGCGCCCGCCGAGCTGCCGGTCGGAGTGATCACCGCGGTGGTCGGAGTCCCCGCCTTCCTGCTGCTCATGCGGCGCGGCGGCTACGCGTTCGGAGGCCGCTGACGATGAGGCTCGACATCGACGACGTCACGGTCGAGGCCGCCGGCATCCGGCTGGTCGAGGACGTGCGACTCGCCGTGGACAGCGGGGCGTTCGTCGGACTCGTCGGCCCGAACGGCAGCGGCAAGTCGACGCTGCTGCGCTGCGTGTACCGGGCGCTGCGCCCGGCCGGAGGAGCCGTACGC includes:
- a CDS encoding response regulator transcription factor translates to MRIMIADDEAAIRESLERVLQVEGYDTSTVANGLAVLDGFSGADGDTLDLLILDVMMPRLGGLETCRRLRAAGRDLPVLMLTARDQVSDRVTGLDAGADDYLPKPFATEELLARVRALLRRRMPTDEESQILSFADVRLDPDRFEAWRGERPLRLTRTEFSLLQVLMSNATRVLTRDALFEAIWGFDMSATANNLQVYVSYLRRKMEAEGEPRLLYTLRGLGYVLRETPP
- a CDS encoding HAMP domain-containing sensor histidine kinase encodes the protein MTRPAGREPRRLTRWWRRRSLRARLTVIAATAIAVSVFVAFQVASELLGWELQDSAKDQLRADSRVLATSAQRAGLAQLQLPPYPGSGRLVRVILPDGSTRTPTGQPALPPVSEPAERVARGASADLMESKGSDEDGYLIYTLRAGDGAVQVAQVADDSPINQFGFGMLLIGLLCVAGGALVGRTVARTGLAPIDRLTAAAVRVAHTRDLDADIPDEGGGEIRRLIQSINDMLAALRDSRRAQRLLAEDAAHELKTPLTSLRLNVELLIRLDRRGTLDSALPAESRTRLLNDLGAQVAELSTLVAELTDLARGDVSDESTELLDLADVVAAAATRACSRAPDVEVALDVTSVWVSGRPAALERAVLNLIDNAGKWSPADQPVQVRLRAGDATVVLEVDDAGPGIDAADVPRVFDRFYRADSARALPGSGLGLSIVQRVVDAHGGQVSVTRSARGGALLRVGLPAAAPPAPIARLTAGEDTAAS
- a CDS encoding MMPL family transporter, with the translated sequence MAVDAAPSGGAPGGRLAGRWVPWLVIGLWLVLAVGMVPLSGKLSSVTTDSAVDTLPASAESTKVAVLDDRLPGGDSNTFVFVYHRAGGMTGADRATVERQYTTLAKRYPPKATTAAGEDDEGSPLSLSSDRKAMTFTLEVSTAYGAPEEIVGPLRDAAKDRPSGLELDVTGPGAIDGDMDAVFDGIDVQVLLTTIVVVTLLLILTYRSPVLWIIPLLAVGAAALTAMATVYLLVKGFGIVVNDQNSALLTILVFGVGTDYALLLIARYREALHHHENVRIAMVHALRGAAPAIVASAATVVAGLLCLLVADLNSTSGLGPIGAAGILCALVAMLTLFPAVLVVLGRRIFWPAVPRFSTAVEEKPGLWGRLGAALSRRRWVATLGSLGVLGVFALGLAGNTGALREQDQFLSAPESVTGFTVLRQHFPELGGQPMTVFARPAYQDRVLDVVKDTRGVAVAIPEQTSGGWANISVFPKDAPDTAAEYDTIKRVRTAVHAVSGAEAIVGGPSAENLDTEVTTECDEKLVIPLVLAVVLMVLGLLLRAIVAPLVLMVTVIVSFAAAFGGSVFVFDTILGFKGVDYSVPLLAFLFLVALGVDYNIFLASRAREETVRLGTREGMLKALSATGGVITSAGLVLAATFAVLATLPLVMLVEVGFLVAFGVLLDALLVRSVLVPALTLLIGRRMWWPSRLSRAAAQLPDGQQPFADDEEPALQA
- a CDS encoding YwqG family protein; this encodes MTDERYSRLAAEHLPGDLVERWTALLRPCARLRPAEAGEQIVAVLGGSPELPVTAPWPEWPGYGPLSFVASVRCAALPRYGLAQEFPQDGSLLFFYFDGQVDEDAFVSVDDPESWAGAQVVYVPENAPVLPTDTPPVLEAFPRVELTADTAQSAPDLWLPQARRALLGDARHWPHPRDTPAELKPFVRAFGRLRTRIDHQIGGHAVPVQGPVEYELANATLGGMQAWGDRPLDQEAERWVLLAQFGTDSDAKMTWGEEGALYWLIRSEDLAAHRFDEARLIVQV
- a CDS encoding FecCD family ABC transporter permease, with protein sequence MLVVSLVCGVGLGAAGIGWPGVFRFLWAGLSGGTVHAGDAAAYTIVWEIRLPRVVLAAIVGAGLAAVGVAVQAMVRNALADPFVLGISSGAAVGANAVILLGAFAGLGVWALSVSAFASALAAMALVYAVARSPHGLTPLRLILTGTALAYGFEAVTTVMVFGAARGEAARSAMMWLLGSLGGATWAQVPLAAVTVAVGWAWLRWRAETLNALAMGDETSAALGVQPARLRRELFLVTAAMTGTVVAVSGAIGFVGLMVPHVVRMLVGADHRRVLAVAPLAGAVLLVWADVLSRLLLAPAELPVGVITAVVGVPAFLLLMRRGGYAFGGR